In Streptomyces nodosus, one DNA window encodes the following:
- a CDS encoding alpha/beta fold hydrolase, translated as MLILADDLGRLSYAVEGDGPPVVLVHAGVADHRMWDAIVPGLAERHTVVRYDLRGFGASEPPTGPFDEADDLRRLLDRLGHERVRLVGASWGGRVALNFALAHPDRVCSLALLAPPWPGYDWSADMVAYDEAETAALASGDMEAAVRVNLDMWLRGPAREWEDVAPGLADGLRGPMRTSLVNQGVVEEHSRSTAPGDLAAVSVPVLVGTGRLDVADFQDIGRRYAAEIPGASLVEFPTAAHLIALDAPAELLSVLVPFLDL; from the coding sequence ATGCTCATACTTGCCGATGATCTCGGCCGTCTTTCCTATGCCGTCGAGGGCGACGGACCCCCTGTCGTCCTTGTGCACGCGGGCGTCGCCGATCACCGTATGTGGGACGCGATCGTGCCCGGTCTCGCGGAGCGGCACACCGTCGTCCGGTACGACCTGCGGGGCTTCGGTGCGTCCGAGCCCCCGACCGGCCCGTTCGACGAGGCCGACGATCTGCGCCGTCTCCTGGACCGTCTCGGGCATGAACGGGTCCGGCTCGTCGGCGCGTCCTGGGGCGGTCGGGTGGCCCTGAACTTCGCTCTGGCCCACCCGGACCGGGTGTGTTCCCTGGCACTGCTCGCCCCGCCCTGGCCGGGATACGACTGGTCCGCGGACATGGTCGCGTACGACGAGGCGGAGACGGCGGCCCTGGCCTCGGGGGACATGGAGGCCGCCGTCCGTGTCAACCTGGACATGTGGCTGCGCGGGCCGGCTCGAGAGTGGGAGGACGTCGCGCCCGGTCTCGCCGACGGGCTCCGCGGGCCGATGCGCACGTCGCTGGTCAATCAGGGCGTCGTGGAGGAGCACTCCCGGTCCACCGCGCCCGGCGATCTCGCCGCTGTCTCCGTCCCCGTGCTGGTGGGGACCGGACGGCTGGACGTCGCCGACTTCCAGGACATCGGCCGGCGGTACGCCGCCGAGATCCCCGGTGCCAGTCTGGTCGAGTTCCCCACCGCGGCTCATCTCATCGCACTGGACGCGCCCGCCGAACTGTTGTCGGTACTGGTCCCGTTCCTCGACCTGTAG